Genomic window (Aquimarina sp. BL5):
AAAAAGATTGTCTGAATACTTTTGGTTGAAATAGATCTAATTCCTTAATGATATCCTCTACTACTTCTGGAGTTGCAGAAGCTGTTAGAGCAATAATGGGAACAGTCGGTTTAATCTCTCTTAGAATTTTAATTTTCTTATAAGAAGGTCTAAAATCATTACCCCATTGCGAAATACAGTGCGCTTCATCTACTGCAATAAGGTTGATATTCATTCTTTTTAGTCGTTCTTTTACCAGATCTTGTTGAAGGCGCTCTGGTGATAAGTATAAGAATTTATAATTACCATAAATACAATTATCCAGTAAAGTGTCTAACTCAGAATATTTAATTCCACTGGTCAATGCAATAGCTTTGATACCTTTTTGTTGCAGATGCTGTACCTGATCCTGCATTAAAGCAATCAGTGGTGATATTACAATACAGATTCCTGGTTTAAGCAGTGCAGGTATCTGAAAGCATATAGATTTCCCGCCACCTGTAGGGAGTAGGGTAAAGGTGTCATTGTTTTCAATAACAGCATTGATAATTTCTTCCTGTAATGGTCTGAAAGTATCATAATTCCAATTTTCATGTAATAGTTGGATTGGGGTAGTCATTAATGCTATACTGTTATTTTACGTGTTGTAATATAAAGGTACTACGTTCTTTTACATTTCCAAAAGGAACTTCAATACAATTGTATCCAAAATCTGAATAAGTGTCTAAAAGGTGATGATAAATCTCTTGTGCTTGGTCAAAGCTTTCGTATCTTTCGTTATCAGTCTTATGAATTTTTTCCCAAGGTGGCAACACAAAAACTAAATCATATATGTTTTCTTTGCAAGCTTTTATGAAATCCATAGGACTTGATTCTTTTGCATAATTCATATACGCAACAACATCGGGAATACCTCGATCCAGAAATACTCTTGATTGATTAACTTTTTTAGCTTCTTCAAATTGCGCTACCCGTTCTTCTAACAATTTTCGACTAAATAGAGTGGGGTCTTCTAAAAACAGTTGATCTACACCATTTTTTTGAGCCTCTTGGATGATAGCTCTGGACACTTCTTGGTAACAAGTTTCTCCGATTTGTTCGAGGTGCTCTATAATGGTAGTTTTCCCTGTAGATGGACCTCCTGTAATAACGATTTTATAATTTGCCAAAGAAATAATTTTTGAGGCGAATTTCGGAATTATAAAATGATTTTGAAAATACTTTGGTAAGTATACCATAAAGCTCTGTTAAAGTTGAATTTGTCAATCCGTATTTTTAGTAACTTCAGTAACGAAATAGTGATTATTCTCTTATTTAGACTAATTAAATACAAATCTTAAAATTTAAACTCATGCCTGTTTATAAGCTAAAAGTAAATGGTCAATCGCTTTCTGTAGAAGCCGATGAAGACACGCCTCTTTTATGGGTGTTACGAGATCATTTTGATCTGGTCGGAACTAAATTCGGTTGCGGTATTGGACAATGTGGAGCCTGTACTATTCATGCAGATGGAGTTGCGACTCGGAGCTGTTTATTAAAAGTTTCTGTTGCTACAGAAATGGAAATTAAAACAATCGAAGGTTTATCCAAAGATATTTCTCATCCAGTGCAACAAGCTTGGAAAGAGATCGATGTTCCTCAATGTGGATATTGTCAGGCAGGTCAGATTATGACTGCCGCAGCTTTTCTAGAACAAAACTCTAATCCTAGCAGAGAAGAGATTAGAGATGCTATGAGCGGTAATATTTGTAGATGTGCTTCTTATAATAGAATAGAAAAGGCAGTACAACAAGCAGCAAGTAAAATAAGCTAACCAATTTAAATCTCACGAAAATGAAACGCATAACAACTCCTTCTGTAAGTAGAAGGTCATTTATAAGAACATCAGCTTTGGCTGGTGGAGGAATTTTGATTGGTTTTAATCTATTTCAAGCATGTAAACCAGAAGTTACTCCTCCTACCGATATTGTAGATATCGCTGATCTGAATTTTAACGACTTTAATGCTTTTATTAAAATTGCAGATAACGGAATGGTAACTATTTTTTCGCCAAATCCAGAAATTGGACAAGGTGTAAAAACCTCTATGCCAATGCTAATTGCAGAAGAATTAGATGTTGCTTGGAAAAATGTGCATGTTGCTCAAGGAGCATTAGATACCAAAAATTTTACCCGACAAGTCGCCGGAGGAAGCCAATCCCTTAGGCAAGGTTGGGAACCATTAAGACAAACCGGAGCCACAGCAAGACAGATGTTAGTGAATGCTGCAGCGGTAAAATGGGGTGTAGATCCTTCAACCTGTAGTACAGAGAATGGAGTTATCAAAAATAGTAATGGGGATACGCTAGGATATGGTGAAGTAGTAAAAGAAGCTGCTTCTCTGGAGATACCAGAAAGTGTAAAACTTAAAGATCCAAAAGATTTCAATATTATAGGAAAAGATATTCATAATGTAGATGTGGATAAAATAGTAACTGGTAAGTCTTTATTTGGATTAGATTATAAGGAAGAAGGAATGGTTTACGTATCTGTTCTTAGACCGCCTGCTTTTGGAAAAAAATTACACGATTTTGATGTTACAGAGGCTAAAGAAGTCACAGGTGTAATAGATGCATTTAAATTCGGTGATAAAATCGCAGTTTTAGCAGAAAATACTTGGGCAGCAATGAAAGGTAAAAAGGCAGTGAAAGCGCAGTGGGTGAATGATTCTAAACTAGAAAACACGAAGGACCACGA
Coding sequences:
- a CDS encoding (2Fe-2S)-binding protein; translation: MPVYKLKVNGQSLSVEADEDTPLLWVLRDHFDLVGTKFGCGIGQCGACTIHADGVATRSCLLKVSVATEMEIKTIEGLSKDISHPVQQAWKEIDVPQCGYCQAGQIMTAAAFLEQNSNPSREEIRDAMSGNICRCASYNRIEKAVQQAASKIS
- a CDS encoding AAA family ATPase gives rise to the protein MANYKIVITGGPSTGKTTIIEHLEQIGETCYQEVSRAIIQEAQKNGVDQLFLEDPTLFSRKLLEERVAQFEEAKKVNQSRVFLDRGIPDVVAYMNYAKESSPMDFIKACKENIYDLVFVLPPWEKIHKTDNERYESFDQAQEIYHHLLDTYSDFGYNCIEVPFGNVKERSTFILQHVK